DNA sequence from the Halobacterium sp. DL1 genome:
CTCGCCGGCCTCGACGTACTGCTCGTACGCCTCGGAGCCGACTTCGACGCTGTCTGCCATGTCACGCCACTTCGCCCGACCGGGGGAAAGAGGTTGCGGGATTGCGCGGCGGACGCGCCCTTACTCCCCGACGAACGCCTCGACGTCTGCGCGGAACGCGTCCTCGGCGACCCCTTCCGGGACGCTGTCGAACCAGGCGTCGGCCCACTCGTCGCCGGCCTCCGTGGCGCGCTTCGCGTTGAGGTGGTCCATCGGCGTCTCCTCGTCGAGTGGTGCCGCCCGGAACACCACGTCGTACCCCGTCGTCTGTCGCGTCGAGGACCCCGCGAGTCGGTAGCTGGTGCGACTGACGCGCTCGGGGCGCTCGATGTCGACCGCCAGCCCGGTCTTCTGGGCGACCCAGCGCCGGGCGACCGCCGCCCAGTCGTCGCCCGCCTTCACGGGACTCGCCGGGAGCGCCCACCCCTGGGGCGCGTTCAGGAGGAGAACCCGGCCGTCGTCGTCCAGCACGCCCACGGCGACCGTGCCGACCCACGTCTCGTGGCCGTTGAACGCCGCCACGTCGTTCACAACCTGCGTCTCCTCCCGGAACAACACGTCCGTCCGGTCGCGGAGCTGTTCCGGGTCGAGCAGCGACGCCTTCGAGAACCCGTCGTAGATGGGGCGTTCGGGCATGGGGGGACCGTCGGGGGTGCCGACTTGCCACAGGGCTACCGCGCGCTGGTAGAAGAACGCTTCGGCGATTCGCTGGTCTCGGTCGCCATCACTCCGGTCACCGCTTGCTCATCTCGTCGTCCGCCACTCGGCCCTGGCCTCACCAGCCCATTCCCGGGTCGTCGGCGGCTTGTCGCACCCAGGAAGCGACCTGCTCCTCGTCCAGTGCGTCCGTCTCCTCCACGTCCAGCGCCTGTCTGTTCGGACCCGTCCCGCTGGGCGGCCTCGGGTCGAGGTACGAGTCGCAGACGAACGAGAGTTTGACGTGCTTCGAGAACGCGCTGAACGACGCGAACCACCCCTGGTCCTCGACGCCATAGAACGGCTGGTGGTACTTCACGGCGCGGCGCACCTGGGGCACTTCGTCCTGGATGATCTCGTCGAACTGCTCCGCGACCTCTCGCTTCCACCCCGGCAGCGCCGCGGTGAACGCTTGCACCGCTACCGAGCCGTCGGTATCGTCCTTCCGCCGCGCCGCCTGGTACCGCTTCTCCCGTTCCCCCCATTCCTCCTCCGTCGGAACCTGGTCCGGCAGTTCGACCTCCCCGAACTCATCGTCCGCGATGGGGTTCTCCCCCGCTCGGCCCCGTATCGCGGTCACGACCAGGACCGGGTCGGACTCGTCGGGTCCAGCGAACAGGTCGAAGTCCAGTCGCACCGTCGCTCCGCGCCAGTGGCGAGCGAAGCCGACCCAGCCGTCGGGGTGGTCGTCCCGGGGGTCTTCCTCGACCCGGAACAGACCCAGCAAGGCTGGAACGGCGTCGGCACCCCACTGGAGGCCGCGATCCAGGTCGGTGAATCGAACCCCCTCGTCGTGGTCTTTACTGTAGTAGGGTGCTCTGATCGCTCGGTTCGCCACCACGAGTTCGGAGACCCGCTGGGCCGTGAGTGGGCCGGAGTCGCTCATACTCACTCGCAAGATGCGACATCGGCTTAACAGTATTCCGCGGTCCCGGGAGAGCGGCGCGCGGTTCCGCCTCGCTCTATCGCTCGCTCCGCCCGATATCGCTACTCCCTGGCCACACTCGTTTGCATCGCCGACGAGTTGAACGCCTCCCCCGCGTTCCCCTCGCTGTCGAATACGATGACGCCGGCCGACGAGCCTGTAATCTCGTCGAACTCCTCGATGGCGCGCTCGGCGGCCGCCTGGGCGCCCAGCCCGTTCTCGAGGTGCCGGACCGCGCGCCGCGTGAGTGTGGTCTTCGCGATGTCCTCGCCGGCGCCGGTGGCGGACGCGGCGCCCGCCGGCGCGGCGTAGAACCCGGAGCCGATCTGCGGGACGTCGCCGACCCGGCCCGCGAGCGCGAGCCAGCGTCCCCCCGTGGAGGTGGCCGAGGCGAACTTCTCGCCGTTGTAGGCCACCGCGCCGACGGTGTCGTGGTCCTTGTCGTCGCCCGAAACGTCTTCCTCGCGCCCGCCCGGGTCCGTCGTTCCGAACTTGTCGCGAATCCACTCGAGGTGGTCCAGTGGCGTCCCCTCCGGGTGGTCGTCGAGGGCGTCCCAGCGCTCGCGGGTGTCCTCGCTCCAGAGGTCGCACTCCACGTCGACGCCGATGTCCGCCGCGAAGTCGACCGCGTGGACGCCGTTCAGGAGCACGTGAGGCGTCTCCTCCATCACTGCGCGCGCCACCGACACCGCCGCTTCGACGCCCGGCATCGACGCCACCGCGCCGGCCTCTCTGCCGCTGGTCATCAGGCCCGCGTCGGTCCGAATCACGCCGTCGGACTGCACCGCGCCGCCCGTGCCGGCGTTGAACCGGACGTCATCCTCCAGCACGCGGACGGCGGATTCGACGGCGTCGACCACGTCTGCTTCGGCCGCTCCGGCGTTAGCCGCCGCATTCAGCGTCGCCTGCCGCGGCGCCGGGTCGTCGGGGTCGCTACCAGCGCCGCCGTGAACGATGACCTTCATGCCCGACTCTGCCCGTGGTGGCCCCTTAGTGGTGCGGTTTTCCCGGTCGCGAGCCGCAACAGGGCGCCGACGTTAGCCGGCGTATATGGATTCGGAACGTGTTTCGTTCCGTCGGTAGTCGGTGTATAGCAAAGCGGTGAGACGGCGCGAGAGAACGCATGAAGTTGGCAGTAATCGGGTTCGGGAACGCGGGAAGCAAGATTGCGGATCGAATCGTCGAGTACGAGGCCGAGACGGGGCGGTCTCTCTGCCGGTTCACGGCCGTGGTCAACACGGCGAGCATCGACCTGAAGAAGATCTCCTACATTCCGAAGGACCACCGCGTGCTCATCGGCCAGACCGACGAGCGCTCGAAGGGGCACGGCGCGGGCGCCGACCCCGAACTGGGGGCGGATCTCACCCGGCACGACAAACCCGAGCTCGCGCGGTTCCTCGACGACGTGCCGCTGCACGACGTCGACGCGTTCCTCGTCATCGGGGGCCTCGGGGGCGGCACGGGGAGCGGCGGGGGTCCGGTGCTCGCAGAGATTCTCCGGGAGCGCTACGAGGAACCGGTGTACGGCCTCGGCATCCTCCCGAGCCGCGACGAGGGGGGTCGGGCGTCGCTGAACGCCGCGCGCTCCGTCCAGTCGTACACCGAGGCGACGGACGGCCTGATGGTCTTCGACAACAACGCCTGGAAGGAGGGGAGTGACACCGTCGAGGACGGCTACGAGCGCACGAACTTCGAGATTGCCAAGCGCGTCGTGCGCCTGCTCGCCGCCGGCGAGTACGACGGCTCGACGGTGTCGGAGAACGCGATGGACTCCAGCGACATCAACCGGACGCTGGCCGTCGGCGGCGTGAGCACCATCGCGTACGCGGAAGCCGACCTGGACGACTCGACCCGCCGCCAGCAGGGGCTGTTGAGCCGCGTCCGCTCGGGCGGCGGTGAGAGCGAGGACGCCAACTCGGCGACGAAAGTCCACGGGCTCGTGCGGCGGGCGGTCCAGTCGCGGCTCACCTGCCCGGCGGAGGTGGCGTCCGCGGAACGAGCGCTCGTCGTCGTCTCCGGCCCGCCGAGCGAGCTCTCCCAGAAGGGGCTCGTGCGCGCCCGGCAGTGGCTCGAGACCGAGATAGACAGCGTCGAGGTGCTCGCGGGCGACGACCCGCGGCAGGCCGCCGAAGACCTCTCGGCGACCGTGTTGCTGTCGAACGTGACGGAGGTCCCCCGCATCGACCGTCTCCAGGAGCAGGCCGTCGACGCCCAGTCCAACATCGAGCAGCAGGCCAGCGGTCGCGAGGAGCAGATCACGAACCTCGTGACGGACGCCGACGACAAGCTCGACCCGATATGAGGCGGCGAGGACGAGCAATGCGACCCGTGAGCGGCTCGACGAGCCTGCCGCGCTCGCTCCCGGACCAACCGCGGCGACGACCCCGCTGACAGCGATGCCTCCGGAGCAACGGACCGACCCCCGAGGGACGGGACCGTCGCCGAGCGTCTGGACGCAGCTACGCACCGACCTCGGGCGGCTCCACGTCGGTTGGATGGACGTCGCGTTCCCGCGCCAGGCCGACCCGCACCCGACGCTCGGGCGGTGGGAGCCCTCGACGGTCGTCCAGCGACTCGCGTACTGGTCGTGGGCCGTCCTCGGCGTGGTGGCGCTCGCCGTCGGCTACCCGCTCGTGCTCGCCGGGTTCACGGTCCGGTTCTACAGCCGACGGCTCTACAGCACCGCGCTCGCGCTGGGCATCCTCGGCGTCGTCGTCGTCGCCACAATCGTCTGGGGCGGGCTCACTGTCGGCGTCTACCTCCTGGAGTTCTCTCACGAGGGCGTGCTCGCGGTGGCCGCGGGCGGCGGCGTCGCGGTGATATCGGCGGCCCTCTCGACGGCGTTCGCCCGCTGGGACGGCCGGCTGGCGACGGTGCTGTTCGCGTACCCGTTCGGCGTCACCGCGGTGTTCCTGCCGCCAGTCGTCGCGGCGCTGTACTCCCCGTCGCTGGGCGAGTGGGTGTTCCCGAACAGCTACAGCCTCGCGGTGTGGCTGCTCGAGAACCCGCTCTCCGTCGCCGGCGTCGCCGAGTTCCTGCGCTCGCGGTTCACCCTCGTCGGGTTCGCGTACGTCGGAATGTGGTTCGGCCTCGCCGTCCCCGTCGGCTGGCTGCTCGGCCTACTCGTGACGCTCGCGGACTTCGTGCGACCCGCCCCGGAGCGCTGAGCGGCCCGGCGGAGTTGGCAATATTTGGCGATGCCGCGGGAAACAGCAGTCCTTTTAGGCGCATCCCGCGAGTTTCGAACCA
Encoded proteins:
- a CDS encoding histidine kinase, producing the protein MSDSGPLTAQRVSELVVANRAIRAPYYSKDHDEGVRFTDLDRGLQWGADAVPALLGLFRVEEDPRDDHPDGWVGFARHWRGATVRLDFDLFAGPDESDPVLVVTAIRGRAGENPIADDEFGEVELPDQVPTEEEWGEREKRYQAARRKDDTDGSVAVQAFTAALPGWKREVAEQFDEIIQDEVPQVRRAVKYHQPFYGVEDQGWFASFSAFSKHVKLSFVCDSYLDPRPPSGTGPNRQALDVEETDALDEEQVASWVRQAADDPGMGW
- a CDS encoding asparaginase, with protein sequence MKVIVHGGAGSDPDDPAPRQATLNAAANAGAAEADVVDAVESAVRVLEDDVRFNAGTGGAVQSDGVIRTDAGLMTSGREAGAVASMPGVEAAVSVARAVMEETPHVLLNGVHAVDFAADIGVDVECDLWSEDTRERWDALDDHPEGTPLDHLEWIRDKFGTTDPGGREEDVSGDDKDHDTVGAVAYNGEKFASATSTGGRWLALAGRVGDVPQIGSGFYAAPAGAASATGAGEDIAKTTLTRRAVRHLENGLGAQAAAERAIEEFDEITGSSAGVIVFDSEGNAGEAFNSSAMQTSVARE
- a CDS encoding cell division protein, with the protein product MKLAVIGFGNAGSKIADRIVEYEAETGRSLCRFTAVVNTASIDLKKISYIPKDHRVLIGQTDERSKGHGAGADPELGADLTRHDKPELARFLDDVPLHDVDAFLVIGGLGGGTGSGGGPVLAEILRERYEEPVYGLGILPSRDEGGRASLNAARSVQSYTEATDGLMVFDNNAWKEGSDTVEDGYERTNFEIAKRVVRLLAAGEYDGSTVSENAMDSSDINRTLAVGGVSTIAYAEADLDDSTRRQQGLLSRVRSGGGESEDANSATKVHGLVRRAVQSRLTCPAEVASAERALVVVSGPPSELSQKGLVRARQWLETEIDSVEVLAGDDPRQAAEDLSATVLLSNVTEVPRIDRLQEQAVDAQSNIEQQASGREEQITNLVTDADDKLDPI